The Solanum dulcamara chromosome 6, daSolDulc1.2, whole genome shotgun sequence genome contains the following window.
tgttttgaaCAAATCACAATTTATCAACTCATGTACATGGTTCATTTGGTTTGTCACCTTGTTTCTAAGTgattttaaatgtttttttttgtatcaaatCTCAACGGTTAAACTGATAATCGAACCGATAATGATCAATAATCGATAATCGATAAACCAATATCTCAATGGTTCTATAGCAATTTGACATGTCTATAAACCGATAATCGATAAGTCAAACTGATAAACTTCAAAATTGAACCGAACCGACCGATACGCAACCCTATTTGGATTCAGAACATCGTTTGATATTGCTTTCACAAAAGTTGTAATGTTTCTCATGAAATTCCTAGTAAATGCATTCAATAATTTAATCAACTTTAAAAATCAGATTTTTCTAAATTATAGGGAAGCATGGCATATATTGAATAGCATCTGCACGTCGACTAGTTAGCTTTATTGCCCAACTAATTCTGGCTGCCtaacaaataaattatattcAGCTTTTATGGGTGTCATTCGATTTAATTAGAATGACTTGTTTTGGCACTTACACTATATAAtcctatttaatttattttctcatatACAGTTTCAGTACAAAGTTTTTATAATAAGTACATTCTCTGTTTCAAAATAAGTGTTATCTTAGtgcttttattaaaaaaataatagatataatATATAGTTTACTAAATTACTCATATTTAATAAATGTCTCTTGAAAATTGAACAATATTAAAAAGATGAAAAGTATAAGAGTATGGTtagaaaaatatacaaaattttTGTCTTGAATTCTTACATTTTGGATTAAATTTTTTCGCTAagatgacacttattttgatacGGAAGAAATAGTGGGTTGGATTCACTGTTTATGTTTTCTATTTGGTATACATAAATTTTACATAATCATacacatattatacatatattatacatctACCAGTTATTTTTAGTCTAAGCGATTCGATGAGCTGTATTTAAGTTAattcttttgatatttattttgataggGTAATATATACTGGTGTGAATAGTTATAACATATAATCCACTTATTTTCAATGCATATTTATAAAATCAGCATATTTAATTAATCCGTATTTAATGAGTTAAATCATGAGGAACTTTTAAAAATAGCAAAGATTTAAAACATAGTTAGAttccttagctatagtttgcCTAATTATGttcatagctatagtttcaGTTGTTATGCCAATTTTCATTTGTATATCTTGCTGCATCAtacaaattgattttttttggttgatATATCTCGCTGCATTATATAAATTGGGCTTTCAAAAAGAttgaatatacaaatacaaatttactttagagatttgtatatgagcccctAAATTCGCTTggtatacaaatacaaatatttagagatttgtatatgagcctCCACAGATTTGCCCACAAATTTGTATATGAACCTCCACAGATTTGTATATAAGCaccgaaatatacaaatacaaaagaaaatacaaatttgctttgaagatttgtaTATGAACCCTAAATTCACTTTTAGATTTTTATATGAGCCCCATATTTATATAATAgcaaatttcattaaattttaattGTGATTCATAATTATGTAAAATTATAGCTATATTAAATAATACACTAATAATATTTACCAATTCACAAAATTTTTCCTTAAAttgtttatattttaattaggCAAATATAAATCTCAGTTTACGCTAACACataaaattatgaataaatatagtAGATTTTTTTAGGAATCACATGGTGTAGAGGATTAATTACCATTTTCCCCAAAATCATGCTTTTCGAGTTTATCTGTAGGTATTTCAAATTATATACCAGATGAGTTAAATAGGCTAAATTTAGGCTAATTTTAATTATAAGCTTGAGCGAAATTCATATAATTGTATCTGTGTCAACGCACGTTTGTCTATCCCGGAAGAAATTTATGATATTATCTATCAACCAGATGTATCTCAAAGAAATCTGATAATTGATGAAAGCTGTCTGCCTTCACACATTCTTGCATGTCATTTTTTAGGTCATACTAAAAATAAAGcattaattaatcaaattaaaatagggAATATGAGATGTGATCCCTATTTGACTTTGAGGTTCACAACACAAAAACGTTCTTGCACGCCAATCATATGCTAAAGAGGAAtattagaataaaaaataatactctTAATTAGTTGGTTCCTATACCACAAATCCATATAAAGAACCACCCAAGGCCTATAAAATTTAAGGTAGACCGACAACTCACTTTTCCTAGTGAAAATGGTTGCCCCACGTCTTGCTTTGATTTCCAAGAAAACCATTAAACCATCATCTCCAACCCCATTGTCCCATAGAATTAAAAACCTTTCCATATTTGATCAACTTAATCCATGTTCATACATGGCATTTGCCATGTTCTACCCAAAGCAATATAATCCAACTCTCCCAGTTGAACCTACTcatatatctacaattcttgaGAATTCCCTCTCAAGAGCTCTTACTTCTTACTATCCATTGGCTGGAACAATCAGGGACGATGATCTCCATGTCGAATGCAATGACGTGGGGGCCAAGTTTCTTGAAGCAAAAATAGATTGTCCAATGTCAGAAATATTTAATCATTATAGTACTGAGGCCGAAGATTTAGTTTTCCCAACAAACGTACCTTGGACCCCATCCAAAGAAAATTTGGTCGTGGCTCAACTTAACCATTTCAATTGCGGAGGGATAGCAATCAGTGCGTGTGTCTCGCACAAAATTGTTGATGGTTCAAGtatgataaattttattaatCACTGGTCAGCCATGGCACGTAATCCATGTGCCCCGGTATCATCTTTCCAGTTCATTGGAGGATCCATTTTTCCACCCGTAAGTATCCCTATAGCTGAGGCAATACTTAAAAGTAAAACAAGAGGAAACCATTGTTGCATATCAAATAAATACCTCTTCTCGCGGTCAAAAATAAATTCCCTCAAGGCTATGATTGCCGCAGAATCAAGAACACAGAGTAGTAGTACTATTGATCCTTCTTCTGTTGAAGCTGCAAGTGCATTTGTCTACAAGTGTATGGCATCCATTTCAACTAGGCCATCCGTATTCACTCAATCGGTCAATTTGCGATCAATTGTGAAAAAAATGTTGCCAGAAGAGTTCCAAGGTAATGCTAGTTTCCTCTTCATGGCACCACAGATTGCGGACCCCACAGAGATCAAATTGCACAAGTTGATTAGTGAAGTGAGGAAGGAAAAAGAAACGTATTTCAGCAGAGATTGGGAAACTAAAAATTTAGTCACAACATTGTTTGAAAAAGTTAAGTCGCTTCAGAATCAACTTGAAAAGGACGACGATGAGGTTGATGTGTACAAGTGTACAAGCTTGAGTAAATTCCCTTTCTGTGACATGGACTTTGGATGGGGGAGTCCTAGAAGAATGTGTTTAGGAAGTGTACCaattaataagaaaattttCTTGATGGACAGCCAAAATGGGGATGGAATTGAAGTACTGGTGAGTTTGAAAGAGGAAGACATGTCTTCATTGGAAACTAATTCAAACTTGCTAGAATTTGCTTCTCCAAGTTTAGGTTTTTAATTAaagtatattattaatttaagtTTCGATTGATTTTGAAGTCTACCTTATCAATAATTTCTGGGCTTATTGTTTTTAGGTTCATGTTAAGAAGATGAATAATATTACTTCCTCCATCCCATATTTGAAAGTGTAAAATAAATTTGCTTAGTTCAAAAAAAGTTTCTCAAAgggtaaattaataaaattgtcCTCCTTTTTGCTTCATACATAGCTTTTGAAACATAATACATCTCCTGGAAGAACAATGATACTTATTGCACTTATCTTTTCAGTGTAAAAATTAACGACTACCCAAAGCTTTTGCTTTCTCCCTCAAGATGAATTTTTGTACCTTGCCCGTTGAAGTTGTCGGAAATCTTCAAAGAGGACTGTTCGAGGCGCCATGTAATGTGGCAAATGATCCCtacaaaatttaattatttcatttgaAGTAATTTCTTCAAATCCTTCTTTCAGCTTCACGAATGCACAAGGTGTTTGTCCCCAATGGTCATCAGGTCGTGCGACTACTGCTGCTTCAGCAACTACTGAATGACTATATATAACTCCTTCCACCTCCAGTGCGCTTATATTTTCACCTCCAGAAATTATAATATCTTTCAACCGATCCTTTATTCTATTTACCCATCCGGATATTTCACCGCAAGATCACCAGTATGAAACCATCCACCTTTAAAAGCATCTTTGGTTGCTTTAACATCTTTCAAATATCCACTCATCACAGTATTCCCTCTGCACACATCACAGTATTCCATCACCTGGCACCTTTTCCATGGTCTCAGGGTCTCTAACGTCAACTTTTTCAATACAAAGATGTTGCACCCCTTGTCTTGCTTTAAGCGCGGCTCGTTCCTCAAGGGGCAAAGAATCCCACTCAGGCTTCCACAAGAAACTCGTAGCAGAACTGTAAGTCTCTGTTAGTCCATATCCATGGGATACTCCGAATCCGAGTTGCTCCATTTTGGAAAGAATTTGTGGAGGCGGTGGTGATCCGCCTGTCATTATCTCGACCTTATGTGGAAGTGGCTTCCTGTCATTTGGTGGAGAATTTGCTATCATACTCAAGACAGTTGGTACTGCACTCATATGCGTGACCTTGTGGAGTGAAATACTTTCAAATATATGTTTTGCAGTGACATGCCTAGGGCAAATGTTTGTTCCACCAATCGCAGCCATTCCCTAAATCATACACCATCCATTGCAGTGAAACATTGGAAGTGTCCAAAGGTAGGTAGGCGTCAGACCCATTCCATGAGTGAGAAAAGAAGCAATAACATTGAGATATGCACCTCTGTGACTGTACACAACCCCTTTGGATGATGACGTAGTGCCCGAAGTATAATTGATACTGATAGGGTCAACTTCATCCTTTGGCCAACGTATTGTGAAATTGCTATTCCCACTCGCTAAAAGATTTTCGTAATCGTGAATATTATATATCTCACGTATAGGAGGGACGGAATTCTCAGATTCAGGGATTAGCACAAGAATTGGTGGTTTAattgttttctcttttgaaaGAAGACAGAGTGCTTCTTGAGCAATTTGGAGCAATTGCTGATCAACAAAGATTATCTTGGCTTCTGAATGTTTCAGCAAGTCTGCTACCATTGATGAATCAAGACGAGTATTTAATGTACACAGAACTGCTTCGGCCATTGGTACTGCAAAATGCAGCTCCTGCATTGCTGGTACATTGAGAGCCAGAGTTGCAACCTGCAATAATTGTTCAAATCATGTTACtatcaagaaaacaaaacaaatcgTATCTAAAAGTATATATAATTGACAAGGTGATCATTGAACTTGAAAAAAAAGTCTTAATTACCACATCTCCCCTTGAAATTCCTAGCTGAACCAAAGCAGAAGCAAGTTTTAGACACCTAGAATGTGTCTCTTCCGAAGTATACTTCACAGAAGATCCAAACACAACCGAAGTTGTATCGCGAAAAACATTAGCTGCTCTCTCCAAGAAACTTATTGGTGTCAATGGAACATAATTTGCGGGACTTGTAACGAGACTCTCCAGTAATCTTCGGGAGTCATCTGATTCAGTGTCACCACCAAGTTGGCACCGCTGCTGGACCCTGTGAGCGCGTGCGTGTAATTGAACTGATCGGTTGAGGTCATTAAAGGACCTCAGTGCCACTTTTGAGCTCGTCAACAATATAATCATGGAGAAGCCTAAAACTATGGATTTACAACTCATTTTTATGTCGAGACTAAATTGACTATGGAAGCAATTCAATTTACTGTTGCATTAATTGAAGAATGAATTTCGTCTGCGAGACTGGTCCACCCCAAGGTGCTACCTG
Protein-coding sequences here:
- the LOC129892221 gene encoding acylsugar acyltransferase 3-like: MVAPRLALISKKTIKPSSPTPLSHRIKNLSIFDQLNPCSYMAFAMFYPKQYNPTLPVEPTHISTILENSLSRALTSYYPLAGTIRDDDLHVECNDVGAKFLEAKIDCPMSEIFNHYSTEAEDLVFPTNVPWTPSKENLVVAQLNHFNCGGIAISACVSHKIVDGSSMINFINHWSAMARNPCAPVSSFQFIGGSIFPPVSIPIAEAILKSKTRGNHCCISNKYLFSRSKINSLKAMIAAESRTQSSSTIDPSSVEAASAFVYKCMASISTRPSVFTQSVNLRSIVKKMLPEEFQGNASFLFMAPQIADPTEIKLHKLISEVRKEKETYFSRDWETKNLVTTLFEKVKSLQNQLEKDDDEVDVYKCTSLSKFPFCDMDFGWGSPRRMCLGSVPINKKIFLMDSQNGDGIEVLVSLKEEDMSSLETNSNLLEFASPSLGF